The following coding sequences lie in one Populus trichocarpa isolate Nisqually-1 chromosome 14, P.trichocarpa_v4.1, whole genome shotgun sequence genomic window:
- the LOC7495201 gene encoding SWR1-complex protein 4: MDAKDILGLPKTPLPLTQEKKSQPKKDSQRKPDGISREVYALTGGLAPLMPSIDVSQLKRRPPSDEKITWQWLPFTSSARKDNLQLYHWVRVVNGVPPTGDYSFAKYNKSVDVVKYTEEEYEKYLTDPMWTKEETDQLFDLCERFDLRFVVIADRFTSSRSVEELKDRYYNVSRAMLIARAPSPGDVSGHPLVKEPYNSSQETERKRALSMVLSQTKHQERKDTQVLAEAKKIVESRITALGTEESALPVASNVDPDIAEIAVNLDDSASPSSNAQLASASVAPSTSAMADNASTLASLRMLRVYLRTYGLEQMVQAASSSAGLRTIKRVEQTLQDLGVSLKPKVPTKAVCSEHLELRKEILTLLNLQKQLQYKEAEGSSFRDGSYTDIPGSPKRSQRDQDRTFIPDSMSFGGDRVGRRDQKRKGPGRVSENPSSPAHKRPRKLKASDL; encoded by the exons atggacgCCAAGGACATCTTGGGACTGCCAAAAACTCCATTGCCACTAACACAAGAGAAGAAATCCCAACCTAAAAAAGACTCGCAGAGAAAACCTGATGGCATTTCGCGTGAG GTTTATGCACTTACAGGTGGATTGGCTCCTCTTATGCCATCGATTGACGTGTCGCAACTGAAACGACGCCCTCCATCGGACGAGAAG ATCACCTGGCAGTGGCTTCCTTTTACAAGTTCTGCTCGGAAGGATAATCTACAGCTTTACCATTGG GTTAGAGTTGTGAATGGTGTTCCACCCACAGGTGATTATTCCTTTGCCAAGTACAACAAG TCTGTTGATGTTGTGAAATATACAGAGGAGGAATATGAAAAGTATTTGACTGATCCT ATGTGGACCAAAGAAGAGACAGATCAATTGTTTGACTTGTGTGAACGATTTGATCTCCGCTTTGTAGTGATAGCAGACCGATTCACGTCATCTCGTAGTGTTGAGGAATTGAAAGATCGTTATTACAATG tTTCTCGAGCTATGTTGATTGCCAGAGCTCCATCACCTGGGGATGTTTCAGGGCACCCTCTGGTTAAG GAACCTTACAACAGTTCACAAGAGACAGAACGCAAGCGAGCATTGTCTATGGTCCTCTCGCAAACAAAGCATCAAGAGCGAAAAGACACTCAG GTTTTGGCTGAAGCGAAGAAAATAGTTGAGTCACGCATAACTGCACTG GGTACTGAAGAATCTGCATTGCCTGTTGCGTCAAATGTTGACCCTGATATTGCTGAGATAGCAGTTAATCTTGATGATTCTGCATCACCTTCATCTAATGCTCAGCTTGCCTCTGCATCAGTTGCACCTTCAACTTCAGCAATGGCAGATAATGCTTCTACTCTAGCTTCCCTGCGTATG CTTCGTGTTTACCTGAGAACATATGGGCTCGAGCAAATGGTGCAAGCTGCAAGTTCATCTGCAGGACTTAGGACAATCAAGAGGGTTGAACAAACATTGCAAGATCTTGGG GTTAGTTTAAAACCAAAGGTGCCAACCAAAGCTGTTTGTTCTGAGCACCTTGAATTAAGAAAGGAAATATTGACATTGCTGAATCTTCAAAAACAG TTACAATACAAGGAGGCAGAAGGTTCATCTTTTCGCGATGGTTCATACACTGATATACCAGGCTCACCTAAG CGGTCACAGCGTGATCAGGATCGAACATTTATTCCGGACTCAATGAGTTTTGGAG GAGACAGAGTTGGCAGAAGGGACCAGAAACGCAAG GGACCTGGAAGGGTATCTGAGAATCCATCTTCACCCGCTCATAAAAGGCCCAGAAAATTGAAGGCTTCTGATCTATGA
- the LOC7495200 gene encoding gibberellin 2-beta-dioxygenase 2 — translation MVVPSPTPIRTKTTKALGIPTVDLSLDNSSVSQLIVRACEEYGFFKVINHGVNKEVVTRLEEEAARFFGKPAAEKQQAGPASPFGYGCKNIGCHGDTGELEYLLLHTNLLSVSERSKTISNDPSGFSCAVSDYIRAVRQLACEILDLAAEGLWVPDKHVFSRLIRDVHSDSVLRLNHYPAVEEIADWDPSPIRIGFGEHSDPQILTILRSNDVAGLQICLHDGLWVPVPPDSTGFYVIVGDSFQVLTNGRFESVRHRVLTNSSQPRMSMMYFGAPPLTAWIAPLSHMVSQQNPSLYKPFTWSEFKKAAYSLRLRDTRLDLFKIHATEKSASL, via the exons ATGGTAGTTCCTTCTCCAACACCAATACGAACCAAAACGACGAAGGCTTTAGGAATTCCTACTGTTGATCTTTCTCTTGACAACTCGAGCGTATCACAGTTGATCGTAAGAGCATGCGAAGAATATGGATTCTTCAAAGTTATAAATCATGGGGTCAACAAGGAGGTCGTGACAAGACTGGAGGAGGAAGCAGCTCGTTTTTTCGGAAAACCAGCCGCGGAGAAGCAACAGGCTGGACCTGCTAGTCCTTTTGGATATGGTTGCAAGAACATTGGCTGCCATGGTGACACGGGCGAGCTCGAGTATCTTCTCCTCCACACCAATCTTCTCTCCGTCTCTGAAAGATCCAAAACCATCTCGAACGACCCTTCAGGATTCAG TTGTGCGGTGAGTGATTACATAAGAGCAGTTAGGCAGCTTGCATGTGAGATTCTTGATCTTGCGGCTGAGGGCTTGTGGGTCCCGGATAAACATGTATTCAGTAGGCTCATCAGAGACGTCCATAGCGATTCAGTTCTTAGACTTAATCACTATCCTGCAGTCGAAGAGATCGCAGATTGGGACCCATCACCTATAAGAATTGGTTTTGGTGAGCACTCCGACCCTCAGATCTTGACCATCTTGCGATCCAACGATGTTGCGGGCCTCCAAATTTGCTTGCATGATGGTTTGTGGGTACCCGTCCCTCCTGACTCCACAGGATTCTACGTGATTGTGGGTGATTCCTTTCAG GTTTTAACCAATGGGAGATTTGAAAGCGTGAGGCATAGGGTATTGACAAACTCGAGCCAGCCAAGAATGTCAATGATGTATTTTGGGGCACCACCCCTTACTGCATGGATCGCTCCTCTCTCACACATGGTTTCACAGCAAAATCCAAGCCTTTATAAACCCTTCACTTGGAGTGAATTCAAGAAAGCTGCCTACTCTCTACGTTTGAGAGATACGCGTCTTGACCTCTTCAAGATTCACGCCACTGAAAAATCTGCTTCATTGTAA